A stretch of Oceanibaculum indicum P24 DNA encodes these proteins:
- a CDS encoding helix-turn-helix domain-containing protein, whose protein sequence is MAIDHGLISQRMKELKIRQKQIAAVLGVTKSSVSRKLSGQLTISLPEFLIIARMLQLDVRDAIRAFGYDPDTGPRKVPPPVKE, encoded by the coding sequence ATGGCGATAGATCATGGACTTATCAGCCAGCGGATGAAGGAATTGAAGATCCGCCAAAAGCAGATCGCGGCAGTGCTTGGCGTCACGAAATCGTCAGTATCCCGCAAGCTGTCCGGTCAGCTGACCATCAGCCTTCCGGAATTTCTCATCATAGCCAGAATGCTTCAACTCGACGTTCGTGACGCGATCCGAGCCTTTGGCTATGACCCTGACACCGGCCCGCGAAAAGTGCCGCCGCCGGTAAAGGAATAA
- a CDS encoding preprotein translocase subunit YajC, whose protein sequence is MPDNLIPFPCALARLRRARQDQQHGDPGRIRPGDRVHSTGGRDGFAIEIREETITMLSEGVRYTLSRRHVRIGCSDAAMDEALEAVL, encoded by the coding sequence ATGCCCGACAATCTCATTCCCTTCCCATGCGCGCTGGCACGGCTTCGCCGCGCCCGGCAGGACCAGCAGCACGGCGATCCGGGCCGCATCCGCCCCGGTGACCGCGTGCATTCCACCGGCGGGCGCGACGGCTTCGCCATCGAAATACGCGAGGAGACGATCACCATGCTGTCGGAAGGCGTGCGCTACACGCTGTCGCGCCGGCATGTGCGGATCGGCTGTTCCGATGCCGCGATGGATGAAGCGCTGGAGGCCGTGCTGTGA
- a CDS encoding helix-turn-helix domain-containing protein — protein MSAGAEGRPSVQAVIRHILKGLGKNQSWLASEMGIPEGSLSRKLRGVSPLTAAEMAGLANALDMDVRMVMALFGIRLKR, from the coding sequence TTGAGCGCTGGCGCTGAAGGGCGGCCATCTGTTCAGGCTGTCATCCGCCATATCCTGAAGGGGCTGGGGAAAAATCAGTCCTGGCTGGCGTCGGAAATGGGCATCCCGGAAGGCTCGCTTTCAAGGAAGCTGCGCGGGGTGTCTCCGCTGACAGCGGCGGAAATGGCCGGTCTTGCCAATGCGCTGGATATGGATGTGCGGATGGTGATGGCGCTGTTCGGCATTCGCCTGAAGCGCTGA